Proteins encoded by one window of Candidatus Nomurabacteria bacterium:
- a CDS encoding TfoX/Sxy family DNA transformation protein — MDKQAILQELQILPNVGPAVAEDLYSIGIQKVSDLKNKNPDKLYAELEKLAGTHVDRCMLYVLRSLVYMAKTGERNITKVAWWKFKDKQ, encoded by the coding sequence ATGGATAAACAAGCAATCTTACAAGAACTCCAAATATTGCCGAATGTCGGACCGGCGGTTGCAGAGGATCTCTATTCGATTGGGATTCAGAAGGTAAGTGATCTCAAGAATAAAAATCCTGACAAACTATATGCAGAGCTTGAAAAACTTGCTGGTACTCACGTCGACCGCTGTATGCTCTATGTACTCCGCTCGCTCGTCTATATGGCAAAAACCGGCGAGCGAAATATTACCAAAGTCGCCTGGTGGAAGTTTAAGGATAAACAATAA
- a CDS encoding DoxX family protein, with protein MKHYNCRAWGLLILRVVIGVIFIAHGWQKIDNMAGTVGFFASLGLPAFLAYVTAWVEFIGGIAFVLGVGTKLTGYLFAIIMAVAIFKLKLVGGLTGAKGYEFELLLLAASLCISFAGPGIFALGPKICPCCRGGKCKSTGCACHMFCGSTNCGGKNCACNMCKGGDCTCMMTSAASCGCDCKACGSNMSTCDNCEMCKNGCTKHEIHQ; from the coding sequence ATGAAACATTATAACTGTCGTGCGTGGGGACTCCTCATACTCCGTGTCGTTATTGGTGTAATCTTTATCGCTCACGGTTGGCAGAAGATTGATAATATGGCAGGTACGGTTGGGTTCTTTGCATCTCTCGGCTTGCCAGCATTTTTAGCGTACGTTACCGCATGGGTTGAATTTATCGGTGGTATTGCATTTGTGCTTGGTGTGGGTACGAAACTTACTGGCTACTTGTTTGCTATTATCATGGCAGTAGCGATCTTCAAGCTCAAACTTGTCGGTGGGCTTACTGGTGCAAAAGGCTATGAGTTCGAACTCTTGCTGCTTGCTGCGTCACTTTGTATTTCATTTGCTGGACCTGGCATATTTGCGCTCGGTCCAAAGATTTGTCCGTGCTGTCGAGGTGGTAAATGTAAATCAACTGGCTGTGCGTGCCATATGTTCTGTGGATCAACGAATTGTGGCGGCAAGAATTGTGCGTGCAATATGTGCAAGGGTGGTGACTGTACGTGCATGATGACGAGCGCAGCTTCTTGTGGATGCGACTGTAAAGCCTGCGGCAGCAATATGTCGACTTGTGATAACTGTGAGATGTGCAAAAATGGCTGCACGAAGCATGAAATACACCAATAA
- a CDS encoding metallophosphoesterase, whose translation MKKFLSIGITIIGCIFILAIFWLEVAFIFHKELSVLGSISIASIEFALVYIFEVSKFGNRWHFCEVYGRALFVTILFASLAAVFVSGILLSFVFLLSLTPFVVGSQLIMWAIGSGLMFGLVLFSVFMYGMLRGLAHISIKTIQIVDAKIPKAFNGFRFVQISDIHSGTYTSILPIKKAVALINTQQPDCVFFTGDLVNNRVEEVLPYILELKKLKAPSGIFSILGNHDYGDYVSWKTPEEKIANLLQLKKYQKELGWNLLLNEHVSIQKNDAQINLIGVENWSSKMHFTKYGDLAKATSDIDQNLFTILLSHDPSHFDKEVNTMYPWITLTLSGHTHGMQFGIETKQIKWSPIKYVYPHWAGLYHIGSQYLYVNRGLGALGFPGRVGMRPEITVFVLTSGY comes from the coding sequence ATGAAAAAATTTCTTTCGATTGGTATCACTATCATTGGGTGTATATTTATACTCGCCATATTTTGGCTAGAAGTTGCTTTTATCTTTCATAAAGAGCTTTCCGTACTTGGTTCGATAAGTATTGCATCTATCGAATTTGCCTTGGTCTATATATTTGAAGTAAGTAAATTTGGCAACCGTTGGCATTTTTGTGAGGTATATGGCCGAGCACTCTTTGTCACTATACTTTTCGCAAGCCTGGCGGCAGTTTTTGTTAGTGGTATATTGCTGAGCTTTGTATTTTTGTTGAGCCTCACTCCTTTTGTAGTAGGATCTCAACTTATCATGTGGGCTATCGGTAGTGGGCTTATGTTCGGACTGGTACTTTTCTCTGTGTTTATGTATGGCATGCTTCGCGGCCTTGCTCACATAAGTATCAAAACGATACAAATTGTAGATGCGAAAATTCCCAAAGCCTTTAATGGCTTTCGATTTGTGCAGATTTCAGATATTCATAGTGGTACCTATACATCCATTCTTCCGATTAAAAAAGCAGTGGCTCTAATTAATACACAACAGCCGGATTGTGTTTTCTTTACCGGAGATTTGGTAAATAATCGCGTTGAAGAAGTATTACCATATATACTAGAACTCAAAAAGCTCAAGGCACCATCTGGTATTTTTTCTATACTTGGCAACCACGACTATGGTGACTATGTGTCTTGGAAAACTCCTGAAGAAAAAATTGCCAATCTATTGCAACTGAAAAAATATCAAAAGGAGCTAGGTTGGAATTTACTTCTCAATGAACATGTAAGTATTCAAAAGAATGATGCACAAATTAATTTGATTGGTGTAGAAAATTGGAGTTCAAAAATGCATTTTACAAAGTACGGCGATCTTGCCAAAGCCACGAGCGATATTGACCAAAATCTGTTTACTATACTGCTCTCACATGATCCTTCACATTTTGATAAAGAGGTGAATACGATGTACCCATGGATTACTCTGACGCTATCAGGTCATACGCATGGTATGCAGTTTGGTATTGAAACAAAGCAAATAAAATGGAGTCCTATCAAATATGTCTATCCACATTGGGCAGGTTTATACCATATCGGCAGTCAGTATCTCTATGTCAATCGAGGTCTAGGAGCGCTTGGTTTCCCTGGACGTGTGGGTATGCGGCCTGAAATAACAGTATTCGTACTTACGTCTGGATACTAG
- the msrB gene encoding peptide-methionine (R)-S-oxide reductase MsrB, whose amino-acid sequence MDKDELKKKLNETEFHVTQEKGTEAPYSGEYWKTNDAGMYACKICGQKLFASDTKLNSAEGPLGLRGWPAFDDAIAGSVEYVEDNTMGMHRTEVVCSKCKSHLGYLFDDEHAPSGKHFCVNSCSIDFEKKE is encoded by the coding sequence ATGGACAAAGATGAACTCAAGAAAAAACTAAATGAGACAGAATTCCATGTAACCCAAGAAAAGGGGACTGAGGCGCCGTATTCAGGCGAATACTGGAAGACGAACGATGCAGGCATGTATGCCTGCAAAATCTGCGGACAAAAGCTTTTTGCATCTGACACCAAGTTAAACTCTGCTGAGGGTCCACTCGGACTTCGTGGTTGGCCGGCTTTCGATGATGCAATAGCGGGCAGTGTCGAATATGTCGAAGATAATACGATGGGTATGCACCGGACCGAAGTAGTTTGTTCAAAATGCAAATCACACTTGGGGTATCTCTTTGATGATGAGCACGCGCCATCAGGGAAACATTTCTGTGTTAATTCGTGTTCGATTGATTTTGAGAAAAAAGAATAG
- a CDS encoding glutamine synthetase III — MSKENQTSKSKKISDYFAENVFTEEAMKSYLSEDAFQGVMSATKTGQKIDRKTADQVAATMKSWAISKGATHYTHWFQPLTGATAEKHDAFFQLTDENKGAEKFDGSALVQQEPDASSFPSGGLRNTFEARGYSVWDPSSPAFIMEIGSGKTLCIPTIFVSYNGEALDYKAPLLKSLHALETAAVEVCHYFDKNVTKVVPTLGWEQEYFAIDEALFEARPDLVFCGRTLFGHSPAKGQQLEDHYFGSIPERVYAFMLDFETESFKLGIPLKTRHNEVAPGQYEVAPIFEEVNVAVDHNQLLMDVMQRVARRHKLRVLLHEKPFAGINGSGKHNNWSMATDTGKNLLSPGRTPKNNLQFLTFFINVIKAVSEGADLLRASIASAANDFRLGANEAPPAIISVFIGSYMTKILDEIETKVESGKFTEESEQSLRLEIHNKIPTLFQDNTDRNRTSPFAFTGNKFEVRAVGSSQNCSSTMTVLNTIVADQLINFKKEADGLIAKGKNREVAIMEILKRYITESKKICFEGNNYSKEWEEEAARRGLSNVKNTPRALDFMMAKKGIDLFVRNQVFTKEEIHARHEIELEKYIKIVQIEGRIIGELAVNQIIPAAIQYQNELINNIKGFREIGLDERHTEAQKNLVTEISEHVNAILKMVHEMTEARKSANNTEDIRDRAIAYCDTVKPFFDEIRYRTDKLELLVDDKVWPLPKYRDLLFLK, encoded by the coding sequence ATGTCAAAAGAAAACCAAACTAGCAAAAGCAAAAAAATCTCTGATTATTTTGCTGAAAATGTATTTACTGAGGAAGCAATGAAAAGCTACCTCAGCGAAGATGCCTTTCAAGGCGTAATGTCAGCTACAAAAACTGGACAAAAAATTGACCGGAAAACAGCAGACCAAGTCGCTGCGACCATGAAGTCCTGGGCAATTTCCAAAGGTGCCACTCATTACACGCATTGGTTCCAACCACTTACAGGTGCAACAGCAGAGAAACATGACGCCTTTTTCCAACTCACTGATGAAAACAAAGGAGCAGAAAAATTCGACGGGAGTGCATTAGTGCAACAAGAACCTGATGCCAGTAGCTTCCCAAGCGGTGGACTTAGAAACACGTTCGAGGCTCGCGGATATTCGGTTTGGGATCCGTCTTCACCTGCTTTTATTATGGAAATCGGAAGTGGAAAAACACTTTGTATTCCTACCATTTTTGTTTCCTACAATGGCGAAGCACTTGACTATAAGGCACCCTTGCTGAAATCTCTCCATGCACTCGAAACTGCTGCAGTAGAAGTGTGTCATTACTTTGATAAGAATGTTACCAAAGTGGTGCCTACACTCGGATGGGAACAGGAATATTTTGCGATTGATGAAGCACTGTTCGAAGCACGACCTGATCTGGTATTTTGTGGCAGAACATTATTCGGCCATAGTCCAGCAAAGGGGCAACAGTTAGAAGACCACTATTTTGGTTCGATCCCGGAACGGGTCTATGCATTTATGCTGGATTTTGAAACCGAATCCTTCAAACTTGGTATACCATTAAAGACGCGCCACAATGAAGTGGCTCCTGGGCAATATGAAGTGGCGCCAATTTTTGAAGAAGTAAATGTGGCCGTTGACCACAATCAATTATTGATGGATGTGATGCAACGGGTAGCGAGGCGCCATAAATTACGGGTACTACTTCATGAAAAACCCTTTGCCGGCATCAACGGAAGCGGCAAGCACAACAACTGGAGTATGGCCACTGATACCGGAAAGAATCTACTCTCACCGGGACGCACGCCAAAAAATAATTTACAGTTTCTTACCTTTTTTATCAACGTGATTAAAGCGGTAAGTGAAGGAGCCGATTTACTTCGCGCTTCCATTGCCTCTGCTGCCAACGACTTTCGTTTGGGAGCAAATGAAGCTCCTCCGGCAATTATTTCCGTTTTCATTGGCTCGTACATGACTAAAATTCTGGACGAAATCGAAACGAAAGTGGAAAGTGGAAAGTTTACTGAAGAAAGTGAGCAAAGTCTGCGTTTAGAAATTCATAATAAGATTCCGACTTTGTTTCAAGATAATACCGACAGGAACCGTACTTCTCCCTTTGCATTCACGGGAAATAAATTTGAGGTACGCGCTGTAGGTTCATCACAAAACTGCTCTTCCACAATGACAGTATTGAACACCATTGTTGCAGATCAGTTGATTAACTTCAAAAAAGAAGCTGATGGTTTAATTGCTAAAGGTAAGAATCGCGAAGTTGCCATCATGGAAATACTAAAGCGTTACATTACCGAAAGCAAAAAGATTTGTTTTGAAGGTAACAACTACTCCAAAGAATGGGAAGAGGAAGCAGCACGCCGCGGATTGAGTAATGTAAAAAACACACCCCGCGCCCTCGATTTCATGATGGCCAAAAAAGGAATCGATCTATTTGTCCGAAATCAGGTTTTCACCAAAGAAGAAATTCATGCACGCCATGAAATTGAATTAGAAAAATACATCAAGATTGTTCAGATCGAAGGCCGTATTATTGGCGAACTGGCAGTGAACCAAATCATTCCTGCAGCCATTCAGTATCAGAATGAACTGATCAATAACATAAAAGGGTTCCGGGAAATCGGGCTGGATGAACGTCATACCGAAGCACAAAAGAACCTGGTTACGGAAATCAGTGAACATGTGAATGCCATTCTGAAGATGGTTCATGAAATGACGGAAGCCCGAAAATCCGCTAATAACACAGAGGATATCCGTGACCGGGCCATTGCCTATTGTGATACCGTTAAACCATTCTTTGATGAAATCCGCTACCGGACCGATAAGCTGGAACTGCTGGTGGATGATAAGGTTTGGCCCTTACCAAAATATCGAGATTTACTATTTTTGAAGTAA
- a CDS encoding DedA family protein produces MISHLFSLLDPKTIISTFGLIGVIAILFAESGTFLGFILPGDTLLITAGLLASKGYINLWLLLAFGSIAAILGDSVGYWFGRKLGPRLFVRDDSFLFKKRYLEQAKKFYDKHGKKTIIIGRFLAGIRMFAPILAGATQMNYGVFLTYNIIGGIFWVFSLSLLGFFLGETIPGIDRYILPIIIGVFVVSFIPPIFQIIKHRKK; encoded by the coding sequence ATGATCTCACACTTGTTTTCTCTCCTAGATCCTAAGACTATTATTTCAACCTTTGGTCTAATAGGTGTTATTGCTATTCTCTTTGCAGAATCAGGCACATTCTTGGGCTTTATACTTCCAGGAGATACGCTTTTGATTACTGCTGGGTTGCTTGCCTCCAAAGGATATATCAATCTTTGGTTGTTACTTGCTTTTGGTTCAATAGCTGCAATCCTTGGTGATTCGGTTGGGTATTGGTTCGGCAGGAAACTCGGTCCACGGCTTTTTGTTCGTGATGATTCTTTCTTGTTTAAGAAACGTTATCTTGAGCAAGCCAAAAAATTCTACGACAAACATGGTAAGAAGACGATTATTATTGGACGATTTCTGGCTGGTATTCGGATGTTTGCGCCAATACTTGCTGGTGCCACACAAATGAATTATGGAGTATTTTTAACGTACAACATTATCGGTGGTATATTTTGGGTGTTCTCACTGTCACTGCTCGGGTTTTTCTTAGGAGAGACAATACCAGGTATTGATCGCTACATACTACCCATTATTATAGGTGTGTTTGTAGTATCATTTATTCCGCCAATTTTTCAAATTATTAAGCATAGGAAAAAATAA
- a CDS encoding alpha/beta hydrolase — protein sequence MEFFRDQSYNSAKVFFLLALIIGSGMFIMYGGGNGDNSLLGRVFNKKNTTYNPLNNNIQTGINIVVPGSNVASTSNCTAANAGFPGSVRYCNEIFSQLDIPEPSVSAGTSGIVFSSTYGLKFDVYTPPLSDTATNRAAVIHFHGGGGDETSAGPCKQYASFGYVCFSGDYRNDDAVKGFSSAEQKHATSDAQAALRYIRIHASEYGIDPNRIMLSGISAGGTVALEAAVSGNNLDNVNWFSSSDLEVNRDNQFGIVSSKSCVATSNSGAPMVSTNSLIDAGDPPTSLFLGENDLSHGWTCNTGQVFTDAMTLIGIPSYFQCFPDTGHSLNQGPAIDAVVIPMVYKEMIVESCTL from the coding sequence ATGGAATTTTTCAGAGATCAATCATATAACTCAGCCAAGGTATTTTTCCTCTTGGCGCTCATCATAGGTTCGGGTATGTTTATTATGTATGGCGGCGGCAATGGTGACAATAGTTTACTAGGTCGTGTATTTAATAAAAAAAACACTACATATAATCCACTTAATAATAATATTCAGACTGGAATCAATATTGTCGTTCCAGGAAGTAATGTAGCAAGTACTAGTAACTGCACAGCGGCAAATGCTGGTTTCCCCGGATCGGTTCGTTATTGTAATGAAATTTTTAGCCAGTTAGATATTCCAGAACCTTCAGTATCAGCGGGCACTTCGGGAATAGTCTTTTCGTCTACATATGGTCTTAAGTTTGATGTCTATACTCCACCACTTTCTGACACAGCAACAAATCGAGCTGCGGTCATACATTTTCACGGAGGTGGTGGTGATGAGACTAGCGCTGGACCATGTAAACAATATGCAAGCTTTGGGTATGTATGTTTTTCTGGAGATTATCGAAATGATGATGCTGTAAAAGGATTTAGCTCAGCAGAACAGAAACATGCCACATCTGATGCGCAAGCAGCTCTACGCTATATCCGAATTCATGCGAGTGAGTATGGCATTGATCCAAATCGGATAATGTTAAGTGGTATATCTGCAGGAGGTACTGTTGCACTAGAAGCTGCTGTTTCTGGAAATAACCTTGACAATGTCAACTGGTTCTCATCTAGTGATCTTGAAGTTAACAGAGACAATCAATTTGGTATTGTGTCTTCAAAAAGCTGCGTAGCAACAAGTAATTCTGGCGCTCCAATGGTTTCTACCAATAGTTTAATTGATGCTGGAGATCCACCCACATCATTATTTCTAGGAGAAAATGATCTCAGTCATGGATGGACATGTAATACAGGGCAAGTATTCACTGATGCCATGACACTTATCGGTATTCCAAGTTATTTCCAGTGTTTTCCAGATACTGGCCACTCACTCAACCAAGGCCCAGCAATAGATGCTGTTGTCATCCCAATGGTATATAAAGAAATGATTGTTGAAAGCTGCACATTATAA
- a CDS encoding twin-arginine translocase TatA/TatE family subunit — translation MFGLGTKEIIIIAVILVVLFGAKKIPELAKSLVDAIKHITGAFKSDDDIKKK, via the coding sequence ATGTTTGGACTAGGTACAAAAGAAATAATTATCATTGCAGTTATTCTTGTAGTTCTTTTTGGGGCTAAAAAAATACCCGAATTAGCAAAAAGTCTTGTTGATGCGATTAAGCACATAACAGGAGCATTTAAGTCTGACGATGATATAAAGAAGAAATAA
- a CDS encoding twin-arginine translocase subunit TatC, with the protein MDGLHQYLHQYSNYFNELQWRLLSLLRIFALVFIIGFFTTSPLIKLFIKHLAIKDVLIVTTAPFQLINLAMSAGFFLASVVVTPFFVYHLYAFLSPGLLKLEKKLFIALIPVSIPLFFLGFGYGFAILYFAIETIAHLNTTLGIVNYWDITRFVSEIVLTASLLGLVFEFPIVITFLIRTGFTTVRYLRSKRRHAIVFIFILVSLLPPTDGLSLVLMALPMVLIYELTILVNSSFKSRHSLIIK; encoded by the coding sequence ATGGATGGCTTGCATCAATATCTCCATCAATATAGTAATTATTTTAATGAATTACAGTGGCGACTCCTATCTCTCTTAAGAATTTTTGCACTTGTATTTATCATTGGATTTTTTACTACAAGTCCGCTCATAAAGTTATTTATTAAGCATCTTGCAATAAAAGATGTGCTGATAGTTACTACGGCACCCTTTCAACTTATAAATCTTGCTATGAGTGCAGGGTTCTTTCTTGCCAGTGTCGTCGTAACACCATTTTTCGTCTATCATTTATATGCATTTCTGAGTCCAGGTTTATTAAAACTTGAAAAAAAATTATTTATTGCATTAATACCTGTATCTATCCCGCTCTTTTTTTTAGGATTTGGCTATGGATTCGCAATACTTTATTTTGCGATTGAAACGATTGCCCACCTCAACACAACACTTGGTATTGTAAATTACTGGGATATTACACGATTTGTCTCAGAGATTGTACTTACTGCATCACTCCTCGGACTTGTGTTTGAATTCCCCATAGTCATTACCTTTCTCATTAGAACTGGTTTTACTACCGTGCGCTACCTGCGCTCCAAGCGACGCCATGCGATTGTTTTTATATTTATTCTCGTTTCTTTACTTCCACCCACTGATGGTCTATCATTAGTCTTAATGGCATTGCCCATGGTCTTGATTTATGAGTTGACCATACTGGTTAATTCAAGTTTTAAAAGTCGTCATAGTTTAATTATAAAATAA
- a CDS encoding glucosaminidase domain-containing protein → MNIDYLIQLLTNRLNGLTLAKDQAFQSGDLERIVAVDAEILDVQNTVSKLKLLSSIEETAVNTPFSEADVVKKGIEAAFNPTTITDATKCLLEYDITSYAVDPDHEKKIQSILEKMGTMSSAEEIEQYVRFTAVESPLTGQMIFDSGVKYNIDVRLMMALIELDSVFGTLGIGAKTNNPGNVGNNGVDTRTYPSWSDGVDAVADWLNDHRVNIVSPPISHDEPSDSPVTNSEVPKEAPVVPIVEPEPDESTPVPEPELPTSSIEVIPIAPVQDPSINMVKPKPKKKLP, encoded by the coding sequence ATGAATATAGATTATTTAATACAATTATTGACGAATAGATTAAATGGCTTGACCCTTGCGAAAGATCAGGCTTTCCAGTCAGGTGATTTGGAGAGGATTGTGGCAGTAGATGCTGAAATTCTTGATGTGCAAAATACAGTTTCCAAATTAAAATTACTCTCTAGTATTGAAGAGACGGCAGTGAATACTCCCTTTTCAGAAGCTGATGTAGTAAAGAAGGGTATTGAAGCTGCGTTTAATCCTACGACGATAACAGATGCTACAAAATGTTTGCTTGAATATGATATTACTTCGTATGCAGTAGATCCTGATCATGAAAAAAAGATTCAGAGTATCCTAGAAAAAATGGGCACCATGAGTTCAGCAGAAGAAATTGAGCAGTATGTCAGATTTACTGCTGTTGAAAGTCCGCTTACTGGGCAAATGATTTTTGATTCAGGTGTAAAATACAATATTGATGTCCGATTGATGATGGCACTCATAGAACTTGATTCTGTTTTTGGCACTCTTGGTATTGGGGCTAAAACCAATAACCCTGGTAATGTCGGTAATAATGGAGTGGATACGAGAACCTATCCATCATGGAGTGATGGTGTCGATGCAGTTGCAGATTGGCTTAATGATCATCGTGTCAATATTGTAAGCCCACCTATTTCTCATGATGAGCCATCTGACTCGCCTGTGACAAACTCTGAAGTACCAAAAGAAGCACCAGTCGTGCCAATTGTTGAGCCAGAACCAGACGAATCGACCCCAGTGCCTGAACCAGAACTACCCACAAGTTCAATAGAAGTAATACCCATCGCACCTGTACAAGATCCTAGTATTAATATGGTAAAGCCGAAGCCTAAGAAGAAATTACCATAA
- a CDS encoding twin-arginine translocation signal domain-containing protein translates to MYIIPIKYSFKLISRNTLSSIVKPGSGSARNGNNKHSLETDNGKRNFLKVAGIAGVGLVASQLLPKKAEALIMGSTPSSSVVGVKNISNVRIDPATETTLALIQAKTANLTFDGSNNLLTASTGGTSSVTVKDTTSTQVNPATDDSAMLLRRLVKQVDSLAVVDTAQRQKITLDAISASLTLGTVTTVGTVTTVTTVSTLTSATNLVALGGVDGRYLYIDTARNASANGIRSNLVFS, encoded by the coding sequence ATGTATATCATTCCAATCAAATATTCCTTCAAATTAATTTCTAGAAATACATTAAGTAGTATTGTAAAACCAGGCTCAGGTAGTGCGCGAAATGGAAATAATAAACATTCATTAGAGACTGATAACGGTAAAAGAAATTTTCTAAAAGTTGCCGGCATTGCCGGTGTCGGTTTGGTAGCGTCACAATTGTTGCCTAAAAAAGCCGAGGCGTTGATCATGGGAAGTACTCCATCTTCAAGTGTTGTTGGAGTAAAAAATATCTCTAATGTACGGATCGATCCTGCCACTGAGACTACCCTCGCTCTCATTCAAGCAAAAACAGCAAACCTTACCTTTGATGGGAGTAATAACCTACTTACTGCTTCCACTGGAGGAACGAGCAGTGTTACGGTAAAAGACACTACAAGCACCCAAGTAAATCCCGCAACTGATGATAGTGCAATGCTTCTGCGTAGATTGGTAAAACAAGTAGACTCGTTGGCAGTCGTTGATACAGCACAAAGACAAAAAATCACCCTTGATGCAATTTCGGCTTCACTTACACTTGGTACTGTCACTACTGTGGGAACCGTAACAACGGTAACTACTGTCTCGACACTTACATCAGCAACCAATCTCGTGGCATTAGGAGGCGTTGATGGACGTTATCTGTATATTGATACAGCAAGAAATGCCTCAGCAAATGGAATTAGAAGTAATTTAGTTTTTTCATAG
- a CDS encoding M48 family metallopeptidase: MATLYTQQSKNVTKTWLLMSVFLVLVVGIGFVFAQVYQNPTILYAFFFFSIVMNIIGYWYSDKIAIKLAGAKPADPSVYRELHSIVENLSITAGLPKPKLYVINDPAPNAFATGRNKEHAAIAVTTGILAILDRSELEGVIAHELSHVGNRDILVATVAVVLAGFISIVADMFLRAQLFGGRGRDREGGGNFFMIIGIVLAILAPIFATLIQLAISRKREYLADASGALLTRYPEGLANALTKISQYSTPMARQSNAIAHLYVADPKGKTSSFAKLWMTHPPMEDRVKALLNK, encoded by the coding sequence ATGGCAACGCTCTATACCCAACAATCCAAAAATGTCACGAAGACCTGGCTCCTCATGAGTGTTTTCCTTGTGCTCGTGGTCGGTATTGGTTTTGTGTTTGCACAAGTCTACCAGAATCCTACGATCCTCTACGCTTTCTTTTTCTTTAGTATTGTCATGAATATTATTGGCTATTGGTACTCAGATAAGATTGCGATTAAACTTGCAGGTGCTAAACCAGCTGATCCAAGCGTATACCGAGAGCTTCATAGTATTGTTGAGAATCTCTCTATTACTGCCGGCCTGCCGAAACCCAAGCTCTATGTCATCAACGATCCTGCGCCCAATGCATTTGCTACTGGTCGCAATAAAGAGCATGCAGCAATAGCGGTAACGACAGGCATCTTGGCAATACTAGATCGAAGTGAGTTAGAAGGGGTGATTGCGCATGAGCTCTCACATGTTGGCAATCGTGATATTTTGGTCGCGACGGTTGCTGTTGTACTAGCGGGATTTATTTCTATCGTTGCGGATATGTTTTTGCGGGCACAACTATTTGGCGGTCGTGGTAGAGATAGGGAAGGTGGGGGAAACTTTTTTATGATTATTGGTATTGTGCTCGCAATCCTTGCACCGATTTTTGCTACGCTCATACAGCTTGCGATATCAAGGAAACGTGAATATTTAGCAGATGCATCCGGTGCACTTTTGACACGCTATCCTGAAGGTTTGGCAAATGCACTGACCAAGATCAGTCAGTACAGTACACCCATGGCACGTCAATCCAACGCTATAGCTCATCTCTACGTTGCAGATCCAAAAGGTAAGACCAGCAGTTTTGCAAAACTCTGGATGACACATCCGCCGATGGAGGATCGCGTGAAAGCGTTGCTCAATAAATAG
- a CDS encoding slipin family protein, with protein sequence MTLIYILLLVVFFILIASIKQINQYQRGVRFTLGRYSGLMNPGWRLIIPIFQSFQKVDIRIKAVDVPDQNAITRDNVSVKVNAVIYYKVSDAAKAVIEVENFQHAISQYAQTTMRNIVGSVTLDELLAERDQIADRIRETVDKETDAWGLKVQNVELKDVSLPLEMERTIGKQAEAEREKRAVIITSEGELAASANMAKAAEMLASAPGALHLRTLQSINDMSSDQSNTVVYMVPVETLKALEGFIKK encoded by the coding sequence ATGACACTTATCTACATCCTTTTACTTGTTGTCTTCTTTATTTTGATCGCTAGTATCAAGCAGATCAATCAATACCAGCGCGGCGTGCGCTTTACTTTGGGTCGCTATAGTGGGCTCATGAATCCTGGGTGGCGCCTCATCATTCCGATATTTCAATCATTTCAAAAAGTTGATATTCGTATCAAAGCTGTTGATGTGCCAGATCAGAATGCCATCACTCGGGATAATGTATCTGTCAAAGTAAATGCTGTTATTTACTACAAAGTGAGCGACGCAGCCAAAGCGGTGATCGAAGTTGAAAATTTCCAGCATGCGATTTCACAGTATGCACAGACTACAATGCGTAACATTGTCGGGTCAGTAACACTCGATGAGCTTTTGGCCGAACGAGATCAGATCGCGGATCGAATACGTGAGACAGTGGATAAAGAGACTGATGCTTGGGGGCTCAAAGTCCAAAATGTTGAACTCAAAGACGTGAGCTTGCCGCTTGAAATGGAACGCACGATCGGCAAACAAGCTGAAGCTGAACGCGAGAAGCGAGCAGTGATTATCACATCTGAAGGAGAGTTAGCAGCGTCTGCCAATATGGCCAAAGCTGCTGAAATGCTAGCGTCTGCTCCTGGGGCGCTTCATTTGCGCACCCTTCAGTCGATCAATGATATGTCATCTGACCAATCAAATACGGTCGTCTACATGGTGCCTGTAGAAACATTGAAAGCTCTCGAAGGATTTATTAAGAAGTAA